The segment GCCGGTCCGTCTCCACGATCCGCGGCTCCCCCTCCACGGTCACCGACACCTCGTCCACCCCACGCTGCCGCGCCGCCCGCTTGACGATCCCGCGCACCAGTGACGGCAGCTCACAGGCGTCCACATCCGCCCGCTCCACGCCCGCGTCCAGCCGGGACACCTCCAGCAGGTCCTCCACCAGCCGCCGCATCGCCTGCGCCCGGTCCCGCACCAGCTCCACCGCCCGCGGCTGCGGCAGCAGTTCCGCGGCCGCCACCAGCCCGGCCACCGGCGTCCGCAGCTCATGCGCCACATCCGCGGTGAACTCCCGCTCCGCCTCCACCCGCGCCGCCAGCGACGTCGCCATGTGGTGCACACTGCGGCCCAACTCGGCCACCTCGTCCCGGCCGTTGCTCGCCAGCGCGTCCGCGTCCGGTGCCGCACCCGCCGCGATCCGCCGCGCCGCCGCCGCACTCAGCCGCAGCCGCCGCGACAGCCGCTGCGCCACGAACCACGACACCCCCGCCATCAGCGTGACCGTGCCGCACCCCGCGATCAGCAGCGCCCGGTCCAGCGCCAGCTGCGCCGGATCGTCATCCGGGTACGCCGCCGACACCGACAGCGACCGCGTCGGCCTGCTCCCGTCGCCGCCGCCGACCCCGGTCGCCGCCCACACCCGCGGATCCTCACCGCCGCTGACATACGTCCCCGACTGGTTCCGGAACACCGCCTCCCGCAACGGCGACGGCAGGGCCTCGGCGTCCAGCTGCGCCCCCAGCGCCAGCGTGCGGTCCCGCTCGTAGATCTGAAGCGCCGAACTCAGCCGGTCGTCCTGATAGGCCCGCGCCGACCGCTCCCGCTCCGCATCCGCTATGTGGTGCACGGCAAACCCGAGCACCACCACGGCCAGCGCGGTCATACAGGAAATGGCCAGCGCGATCCGGCCTCGAATGCCCATCACGCGAGGGTGTACATCTCCGTCGTGTCACCGAGCGGTGTGGACCCCTCGTACGTCACCTCCAGGCCGGTGAAGGCCAGCTCCCCGCCGACCCGCTCCGGGTCCCGCAGGCGGAAGGTCGCCGGGAACCCGGCCTCCGTGCCCGCCGCGGCGTCCGACTTCTCCACCTGCACCACACCCACCCCCAGGGCCTCCCGCGCACCGTAGTACTTCCACGTGATCGCGGTCGCCACCATCTCCGCATCCTCGCAGGTCAGCGTGATCACATGCGGTTTGGTCGCCGGCTTGCCGCGCCCGCAGTCCCGGACCCCCGGCAGCCCCCCGGACGACGGACCGTCGTCCTTCACGTCCTGCACCGCCGACGTCTTCGGCGCGGCGTCCACCGCCGACGCACGGTCCGACGACTGCACGCACCACACCCCGCCGGCCGCCAGCGCCGTCACCACGACAAAGGCCGCCAGTGCGGTACGCCCCCGAACCCAGCGGGCCCCTTCGCGGTCCGTCATCACGCTCTCCTCCCGGGGACGACACCCCGTACGCCCACAGCAAACACGAATGCCGCGCCCGGCGCTGCCACTCTCCCGTCCCCGCCACACAGGCTGATTGCCTGAACGCTGCGGTGACCACTCGGCTGTGTACCAGTCCTGTAACAAGCCCCGTCGCCCCCCTGGCGCCTCCCCGCCGCGGCCCTGTCACAGCCCCGCTCCGGTGCTCCGGACGGCCCAGCCGCGCAGGACGTACCGCAATTCCTCCGGTCAGAGTGGTTTGATTCGCGCTCCACTGCGCAGGCGCACCTGTCGTATCCACCGCGCACCCCGCGCTGACCGACCGAGAGGACCGCCTCGTGCCGACCGGCAGCACCGAAGCCGAACCCGCTCCCGAGCAGGACCGGGAAGCGCTCAAGCGCCACCGGGTGCTCTTCCGTGCCGTCGCCCGGCGCAAGAACCCCAAACTGCGGCGCACCGACATCACCGTCACCGACGAGCGCGTCGTCAAGCGCGCCGTGAAGGCAGCCGCCCTCGGCAACGCCATGGAGTGGTTCGACTTCGGGATCTACAGCTATCTCGCGGTCACCATCGGCGCGGTCTTCTTCCCCGGCGGCAGCGGCACCACCCAGCTGCTGTCGTCCTTCGCGACCTTCGCC is part of the Streptomyces platensis genome and harbors:
- a CDS encoding sensor histidine kinase, producing MGIRGRIALAISCMTALAVVVLGFAVHHIADAERERSARAYQDDRLSSALQIYERDRTLALGAQLDAEALPSPLREAVFRNQSGTYVSGGEDPRVWAATGVGGGDGSRPTRSLSVSAAYPDDDPAQLALDRALLIAGCGTVTLMAGVSWFVAQRLSRRLRLSAAAARRIAAGAAPDADALASNGRDEVAELGRSVHHMATSLAARVEAEREFTADVAHELRTPVAGLVAAAELLPQPRAVELVRDRAQAMRRLVEDLLEVSRLDAGVERADVDACELPSLVRGIVKRAARQRGVDEVSVTVEGEPRIVETDRRRVERVLVNLLANAAKHGKPPIEVVVAGARIVVRDHGPGYPAELCAEGPRRFRTAAPERGTGHGLGLTIAAGQAEVLGARLDFGAAADGGAEAVMELPDRAVAPASEEACP